A genomic window from Scatophagus argus isolate fScaArg1 chromosome 17, fScaArg1.pri, whole genome shotgun sequence includes:
- the LOC124074986 gene encoding tRNA selenocysteine 1-associated protein 1-like isoform X1 has protein sequence MSTLWMGNLESYMDEKFITRAFATMGEQVNNVRIIRNKMTGGALGYCFVEMTDEATAERCLRKINGKALPGASPPTRFKLNRATFGKQDSVQMYSLFVGDLTPEVDDGMLYEFFYNRYPSCRGGKVVLDSMGNSKGCGFVQFPDERLQKRALEECQGAVGLGGKPLRLSLAANNLRNRQQQQSEHRSLQSSSGYRNQYDQYSQYQQQAYPGYYPSWGYDHTGGGYGYNYQQYDYTQYPQPQGSEVVEDDGLEDPSVELDVVEANNKFMELSEELYDALMECHWQLAELSKEQDYMTSSLPEPIYC, from the exons TTGGAGTCTTACATGGATGAGAAGTTTATCACCAGAGCCTTTGCCACAATGGGTGAGCAGGTGAATAATGTGCGGATCATACGCAACAAGATGACAGG GGGTGCTCTGGGTTACTGCTTCGTGGAGATGACAGATGAGGCCACAGCTGAGCGGTGTCTGCGCAAAATCAACGGAAAAGCCTTACCAGGAGCCAGTCCT CCCACAAGATTCAAGTTGAACAGAGCCACCTTTGGGAAACAAGACAGTGT TCAGATGTATTCTCTGTTTGTGGGAGATCTAACTCCAGAGGTGGACGATGGAATGCTTTATGAGTTCTTTTACAATCGCTACCCTTCCTGTCGTGGTGGCAAAGTGGTGCTGGACAGCATGGGCAACTCTAA GGGCTGTGGCTTTGTTCAGTTCCCAGATGAGCGGCTGCAGAAGCGGGCATTAGAAGAGTGTCAGGGTGCTGTGGGGCTGGGTGGTAAACCTCTGAGACTGAGCCTGGCTGCTAACAA TTTAAGGAACAGGCAGCAACAGCAGTCAGAACACAGATCGCTGCAGTCCAGCTCAGGATACAGAAACCAGTATGACCAGTACAGCCAGTACCAGCAGCAGGCCTATCCTGGCTATTACCCATCCTGGGGCTACGATCACACTGGTGGAGGTTATGGCTACAATTATCAGCAGTATGATTACACACAGTATCCCCAACCACAG GGAAGTGAAGTTGTTGAGGACGATGGACTTGAAG ATCCCAGTGTGGAGTTGGATGTGGTGGAGGCCAACAACAAGTTCATGGAGCTCAGTGAGGAACTCTATGATGCTCTGATGGAGTGTCATTGGCAACTGGCAGAGTTATCTAAAGAGCAGGACTATATGACATCCAGCCTACCAGAGCCCATTTACTGctga
- the LOC124074986 gene encoding tRNA selenocysteine 1-associated protein 1-like isoform X2, with amino-acid sequence MSTLWMGNLESYMDEKFITRAFATMGEQVNNVRIIRNKMTGGALGYCFVEMTDEATAERCLRKINGKALPGASPPTRFKLNRATFGKQDSVQMYSLFVGDLTPEVDDGMLYEFFYNRYPSCRGGKVVLDSMGNSKGCGFVQFPDERLQKRALEECQGAVGLGGKPLRLSLAANKNRQQQQSEHRSLQSSSGYRNQYDQYSQYQQQAYPGYYPSWGYDHTGGGYGYNYQQYDYTQYPQPQGSEVVEDDGLEDPSVELDVVEANNKFMELSEELYDALMECHWQLAELSKEQDYMTSSLPEPIYC; translated from the exons TTGGAGTCTTACATGGATGAGAAGTTTATCACCAGAGCCTTTGCCACAATGGGTGAGCAGGTGAATAATGTGCGGATCATACGCAACAAGATGACAGG GGGTGCTCTGGGTTACTGCTTCGTGGAGATGACAGATGAGGCCACAGCTGAGCGGTGTCTGCGCAAAATCAACGGAAAAGCCTTACCAGGAGCCAGTCCT CCCACAAGATTCAAGTTGAACAGAGCCACCTTTGGGAAACAAGACAGTGT TCAGATGTATTCTCTGTTTGTGGGAGATCTAACTCCAGAGGTGGACGATGGAATGCTTTATGAGTTCTTTTACAATCGCTACCCTTCCTGTCGTGGTGGCAAAGTGGTGCTGGACAGCATGGGCAACTCTAA GGGCTGTGGCTTTGTTCAGTTCCCAGATGAGCGGCTGCAGAAGCGGGCATTAGAAGAGTGTCAGGGTGCTGTGGGGCTGGGTGGTAAACCTCTGAGACTGAGCCTGGCTGCTAACAA GAACAGGCAGCAACAGCAGTCAGAACACAGATCGCTGCAGTCCAGCTCAGGATACAGAAACCAGTATGACCAGTACAGCCAGTACCAGCAGCAGGCCTATCCTGGCTATTACCCATCCTGGGGCTACGATCACACTGGTGGAGGTTATGGCTACAATTATCAGCAGTATGATTACACACAGTATCCCCAACCACAG GGAAGTGAAGTTGTTGAGGACGATGGACTTGAAG ATCCCAGTGTGGAGTTGGATGTGGTGGAGGCCAACAACAAGTTCATGGAGCTCAGTGAGGAACTCTATGATGCTCTGATGGAGTGTCATTGGCAACTGGCAGAGTTATCTAAAGAGCAGGACTATATGACATCCAGCCTACCAGAGCCCATTTACTGctga